CGGGCATGAGGTCTTGAGGCTAGCTTAGCCTTAGGTGGTGGATTCCTTCGGCTGAGGGCAGTAGAGCGATCTGACGCTTGTGATAGCGAACGATGTCGGGGCTAGGCTCGGCGGTCACATAGCGAAGGCGCCGTCTTTGACGATGCGTTTTCTTCCTCTGCGCCTTGGGCTTAGTGAACTCCTAAAAGCCGTCGGCAGGGATGGGGCAGCGGGACGCGTCGGCGAAAGATCGCCCGTGCGAAAGGAAGTTGGAAGGTCGGCTGTCCGGCAGGGTTTTTCCGGCTCCAAGTCGTCATGGCCAACTGCGGCCCGTCAGCGCCCTGGGTCACGAGAGGACAACGTTGCCTATGCGGTAGTCGACGGGCCCAGGTTGGGCAAGCCAGAGAGGAAGGCCAGCCCGCGTCGCGGAAAGAGGCGGCGAGTGTTCGACATGGCGCATTCACCCGCCGGAATAAGCGGCTTTCACTTGCCGAGAGCGGGGGAGCCGCGAAAGCTCTCCATCCGGCGGCCGAGGGCCGCGCCAAAACCTGCATTCCTCGCGCGAGGACGGCTCGCCCCGGCCGCGGGCTGCTGGCCCCGGAGCGCCACGGCCACGTTAGCTGTGAACGTGTTGGGAAGCAGACTTTTGCGACCAGAGGCGCGCCGGGGGGTTTGGGCAGGGAGCACGGAGAGGAAGATCATGGCCGGACCACAGGAACGATATGGACAGCAATCCCACACGGCGACCGAGATTGCCGCCGACGATGCCGGTGTGAGCGCGGCGGCTGAACGTGTGGAACACAGCGGGGGCGATGAGCCCTTGTCAGATGGGGATCGAGCTATGGCGGCCATGGCTAGCCGGCACAACCGGTTCGCCGGTTCGGCGGTAGGCGTCGGCAGCGTCGGGTTTGACCAGGGCGGAGTCTATACCAGCGCGGATGGCGCTGTCGCCGAAGACGAAGAACTCCTGATGGATGGCCAGGAAGAGGTCTTCGCGGGAACCGATGTCGAACGTGGACGAACCGAACACCACGCCGGCGAAGACCACGCCCCCGTTCGAGGCGGGTCGCACGGCGGAGGTTAGGCCTGCGCTTATCCACACGGTAAGCGCAGGCAGCTCGAGCCCGATCAGGCGCTTCCGTTCCATGATCATACAGCCTTGGCCGCAAAGGTCCGCAACGGACGCAAGGAGCACGTCACATCTGCCTGAGAGAGCCCCGCCAGCCGTGGGGCGACGGGGCGAGGGAGGCGAGGACAGAGCGCGGGTTGATCGGTCGTCAGACACGCCGTCGTCGCCCTGTCCCTCCTGCAAAACGGCTGCCCGAAACAGTTGCCGCCGAATTAATTTCTGCCCTGCACGATGTCACGGTTTGCGGCCCTGGTCTTGGGACCCTGGGAGTCCATAGCCTCGGTCCGGTCGGGCCGATTCGTATGGTTGGCGCCCTGCTGAACCGCCTCTCCTTCAAGGGCGTCGCCCTCGTCCATGTAATCGGACACCTCGCCGGCAGCTGGCGGGGCGAGCGCACTATCGGCGACGTCCGAGGCTGCATAAGAGCGAGGTTCTCCTTTACGGTCCTGGTCTGTAGGCTGATCGCGCGGGGCCGCCGGATCGCTCGCGGCGTTCTGGGCGGTCGCGGTAGACGATGACGTGTTCTGATGTGGCATGTCTTGCTCCTTTGTCGCCTTTATCGAAGGACGCCCGACGCTCTCCGTTCCATACCGCTCAGGCTGGGCCGGCTATTCAGGAACCCAGCGCGGCGCCACGACCTTTACCTGCCTGTCCAGGAGGTCGGTCGTGATTGTGAGTTCTCGCGCCATCCTGCGCGAGCATGCAGGCGTCGAGCTAGTTCGGATTGAGCGGCGTGCCAAGCACCAGCGTGAGATTTCCTTTCGGCTCTCAACCCATCGCAATGACGATCAGCGCCTGATCATGGATGAAGCCGAGGCGCACCAAGCCTTTGCGCGCGAAGTGGCCGCCTCCTTACAAGAGCGCTGCCAGCCTGAGGCCGTACGAGAACTTACGGCTTGACGGCTGCCTGCAAAAGCCATTGGTGGGATCAGTCTAGGGCTTTGGGGGGACGATTGGTGCAAGGCAAATCGACTGAAGAACTGGTTGAGCTAGCGCGGTGCGGAGGCAGCATCACTGTCTATGCAGATACTCGCCCTGTCGACGAGCTTATCAGGATCGCCGGCGCCTTGCAGCCGAGCGCAACGCTGACCCTGATGGGCATGGCCATGCGCTCGACCCAAGACATGTGTAGAATAGCTGAGGCCGCGCCAGGGCGGGTGACGTTCGCTTAGAGTCCGAAGACCAGGAAGACGGACGGCAGTTCAATCAGCAACCCTGGCCTGCGGGGAGGGGGAAATGCACACTTCTTGCTAGGAGGATGAATCCGTCCGCGCCAAGCTTCCTGGTAAAGCCGTGGACCGGATCGAGGGGCGGCGGCGGACCGCACCGTCTCGGCAGCACGGAGACGCGGCTGGAATGGCTGACGCATGTAGAGCCTAGCTCGAGAGGGGCCGCCAAAAGAAGACGAACAACCACCAGTGCGACGGCGCGCGCGGGTCGGGAGGCGAAGTTCGCTAGGAGTGGTTATAAGCCCTGGTCGTGGCTGGCCATGCCCCGCCTCAAGACCATTTCCGAGATCAGCGACGGCGAGGACCCCGCTTCGCCGGGGCCTCCTATCTGATCCTAATCATGGGCGGCGTTTTCGTCCAAGTGGCGGTCTAGACGGCGCCCGAGAGCCCGCTGTCCGGATCACGGGAACGGAAGAGGGAGCTTCGGTTTAGAGTGAGATGGCTTCCGGCATTCATTTCGGCCGCATCCCGGCTAACGCTGTCCATCTGTGCGTCGACATGCAACGCCTCTTTGCGGAAGATACGGCCTGGCGCACGCCATGGATGCCGCGCGTCCTGCCCGTCGTCGTGCGTCTGTGCGAGCGTAAGGCCGAGCGCACCTGTTTCACCCGGTTCATCCCCGCCCGTTCGCCGGGCGAGGGGCGAGGAACGTGGCGGCGCTACTGGGAGCGATGGTCGTCGATCACGCTCGACAACCTGGGTGCCGACAAGGTGGAGCTGTTGCCCGAGCTTCAGACCTTCACCCCGCCCGCCAGGGTGCTGGACAAGGCGCATTATTCCCCGTGGGTCGATACCGGTTTAGCGAGCGCTCTGGCGGCGGGGCACGTGGACACTCTGGTCGTGACCGGAGCCGAGACCGACATGTGCGTGCTCGCGACCGTGCTTGGAGCCGTGGACCTGGGCTTTCGGGTGGTGGTTGTTGCCGACGCCCTGTGCAGTTCGTCTGACCAGTCGCACGACGCCTTGCTGGCTCTTTATCATGACCGGTTCGGCCAGCAGATCGAGACGGCGCAATGCGACGAAGTTCTGGACGCCTGGGCCTAGGCCTCGGAGCGAAGACCCATCCGTGGGAACACGAGCCGTTTGTCAGGGCCATGAAGCGAGATGACGGCCTTGGCTAAGCTCGGACTGCGGCCGGCCGAAACCGGGCATCTCCTCACCGCTTCGCGGACTCTGCCGTCGGCGGATCGGTCTTCGCAGCAAAGCGCTTATAGGCCATCGCAACTCAGCGTCGGCGCAGGAACACCGACGCCCCAGAACGGGGAGCCGGCCATTGAGCGAAGCGCCATTGATTGACCCGCAGATCATCTGGCCCGTGGTCGGTGCGGTTGTCGCCGGCGCATTGATCGGGCTGGAGCGCGAGTACCGCGCCAGCGCGGCCGGGTTCCGTACGCACATTCTGGTTTCTCT
Above is a window of Brevundimonas naejangsanensis DNA encoding:
- a CDS encoding cysteine hydrolase family protein, translated to MASGIHFGRIPANAVHLCVDMQRLFAEDTAWRTPWMPRVLPVVVRLCERKAERTCFTRFIPARSPGEGRGTWRRYWERWSSITLDNLGADKVELLPELQTFTPPARVLDKAHYSPWVDTGLASALAAGHVDTLVVTGAETDMCVLATVLGAVDLGFRVVVVADALCSSSDQSHDALLALYHDRFGQQIETAQCDEVLDAWA